The following proteins are encoded in a genomic region of Variovorax paradoxus:
- the rpsG gene encoding 30S ribosomal protein S7 — protein MPRRREVPKREILPDPKYGNVELSKFMNVIMEGGKKAVAERIIYGALDFIEKKNPDKDPLEAFTVAINNVKPMVEVKSRRVGGANYQVPVEVRPVRRLALSMRWIKEAARKRGEKSMALRLANELMEATEGRGGAMKKRDEVHRMAEANRAFSHFRF, from the coding sequence ATGCCACGTCGTCGCGAAGTCCCCAAACGTGAAATCCTGCCGGATCCCAAGTACGGCAATGTCGAGCTGTCGAAATTCATGAACGTGATCATGGAAGGCGGCAAGAAGGCTGTTGCCGAGCGCATCATTTACGGTGCACTCGACTTCATCGAAAAGAAGAACCCTGACAAGGACCCGCTCGAAGCGTTCACCGTTGCCATCAACAACGTGAAGCCGATGGTCGAAGTCAAGTCGCGCCGTGTCGGTGGTGCGAACTACCAGGTGCCGGTCGAAGTGCGCCCGGTGCGCCGTCTGGCGCTGTCGATGCGCTGGATCAAGGAAGCCGCCCGCAAGCGTGGCGAAAAGTCGATGGCCCTGCGTCTGGCCAACGAACTCATGGAAGCCACGGAAGGCCGTGGCGGCGCCATGAAGAAGCGCGATGAAGTGCACCGCATGGCAGAAGCCAACCGCGCCTTCAGCCACTTCCGCTTCTAA
- the fusA gene encoding elongation factor G, with translation MSRKTPIERYRNIGISAHIDAGKTTTTERILFYTGVNHKIGEVHDGAATMDWMEQEQERGITITSAATTCFWKGMAGKFEEHRINIIDTPGHVDFTIEVERSMRVLDGAVMVYDAVGGVQPQSETVWRQANKYKVPRLAFVNKMDRTGADFLRVRQMMVDRLKANPVVIQIPIGAEEHFQGIVDLVKMKAIIWDEDKGVTFTYGEIPANLTDVCNEYREKLVEAAAEASEELMNKYLEGGELSEEEIKAAIRQRTIAGEIQPMLCGSAFKNKGVQAMLDAVIEYMPAPTDIPPVNGTDEDEAPVTRKADDSEKFSALAFKLMTDPFVGQLTFVRVYSGVLTKGDSVYNPVRGKKERIGRIVQMHANNREEVNEIRAGDIAACVGLKEVTTGETLCDPAAVVTLERMVFPESVISQAVEPKTKADQEKMGIALQRLAQEDPSFRVKTDEESGQTIIAGMGELHLEIIVDRMKREFGVEANVGKPQVAYRETIRKTVEDAEGKFVRQSGGKGQYGHVILKLEPQEAGKGFEFVDAIKGGVVPREYIPAVEKGVVEALTQGVLAGYPVVDVKVTLHFGSYHDVDSNEMAFKMAAIFGFKEGARKANPVILEPMMAVEVETPEDYAGNVMGDLSSRRGMVQGMDDMIGGGKSIKAEVPLSEMFGYSTTLRSMSQGRATYTMEFKHYAEAPRNVAEAIVAARAK, from the coding sequence ATGTCCCGCAAGACCCCCATCGAGCGCTACCGCAACATCGGTATCTCCGCGCACATCGACGCCGGCAAGACCACGACGACCGAGCGCATCCTGTTCTACACCGGCGTGAACCACAAGATCGGTGAAGTGCACGATGGCGCCGCCACGATGGACTGGATGGAGCAAGAGCAAGAGCGCGGCATCACGATCACCTCGGCTGCCACCACCTGCTTCTGGAAGGGCATGGCCGGCAAGTTCGAAGAACACCGCATCAACATCATCGACACCCCCGGCCACGTGGACTTCACCATTGAAGTCGAGCGCTCGATGCGCGTGCTGGACGGCGCCGTCATGGTGTACGACGCGGTCGGCGGCGTGCAGCCCCAGTCGGAAACCGTCTGGCGCCAGGCCAACAAGTACAAGGTTCCGCGTCTCGCGTTCGTCAACAAGATGGACCGCACCGGCGCCGACTTCCTGCGCGTGCGCCAGATGATGGTGGACCGCCTGAAGGCCAACCCCGTCGTGATCCAGATCCCAATCGGTGCCGAAGAGCACTTCCAGGGCATCGTCGACCTCGTGAAGATGAAGGCGATCATCTGGGACGAAGACAAGGGCGTGACCTTCACCTACGGTGAAATCCCCGCGAACCTGACCGACGTCTGCAACGAATACCGCGAAAAGCTCGTCGAAGCCGCTGCCGAAGCGAGCGAAGAGCTGATGAACAAGTACCTCGAAGGCGGCGAGCTGTCCGAGGAAGAAATCAAGGCGGCCATCCGTCAGCGCACCATCGCCGGCGAAATCCAGCCGATGCTGTGCGGTTCGGCCTTCAAGAACAAGGGCGTGCAGGCCATGCTCGACGCCGTCATCGAATACATGCCCGCGCCGACCGACATTCCCCCGGTCAACGGCACCGACGAAGACGAAGCCCCCGTCACCCGCAAGGCTGACGACAGCGAGAAGTTCTCGGCGCTGGCATTCAAGCTGATGACCGACCCGTTCGTGGGCCAGTTGACCTTCGTGCGCGTCTACTCAGGCGTGCTGACCAAGGGCGACAGCGTCTACAACCCGGTGCGCGGCAAGAAGGAACGTATCGGCCGTATCGTGCAGATGCACGCGAACAACCGCGAAGAAGTCAACGAAATCCGCGCCGGTGACATCGCCGCCTGCGTGGGCCTGAAGGAAGTCACCACGGGCGAAACCCTGTGCGACCCGGCAGCCGTCGTGACGCTCGAGCGCATGGTGTTCCCGGAATCGGTGATCTCGCAGGCCGTCGAGCCCAAGACCAAGGCCGACCAGGAAAAGATGGGCATCGCCCTGCAGCGCCTCGCTCAGGAAGATCCGTCGTTCCGCGTCAAGACCGACGAAGAATCGGGCCAGACCATCATCGCCGGCATGGGCGAGCTCCACCTTGAAATCATCGTGGACCGCATGAAGCGCGAATTCGGCGTGGAAGCCAACGTGGGCAAGCCGCAAGTGGCTTACCGCGAAACGATCCGCAAGACCGTCGAAGATGCCGAAGGCAAGTTCGTTCGCCAGTCGGGCGGCAAGGGCCAGTACGGTCACGTCATCCTGAAGCTCGAGCCGCAGGAAGCCGGCAAGGGCTTCGAGTTCGTCGACGCCATCAAGGGCGGTGTGGTTCCTCGCGAATACATCCCCGCGGTGGAAAAGGGCGTTGTGGAAGCGCTGACGCAGGGCGTGCTGGCGGGCTACCCCGTCGTGGACGTCAAGGTCACGCTGCACTTCGGCTCGTACCACGACGTGGACTCGAACGAAATGGCGTTCAAGATGGCCGCGATCTTCGGTTTCAAGGAAGGCGCCCGCAAGGCCAACCCCGTGATTCTCGAGCCGATGATGGCCGTGGAAGTCGAAACGCCTGAAGACTACGCCGGCAACGTGATGGGCGACCTGTCCTCACGCCGCGGCATGGTGCAGGGCATGGACGACATGATCGGTGGCGGCAAGTCCATCAAGGCCGAAGTGCCGCTGTCGGAAATGTTCGGCTACTCGACCACGCTGCGCTCGATGTCGCAAGGCCGTGCCACGTACACGATGGAGTTCAAGCACTACGCCGAAGCTCCCCGTAACGTTGCGGAAG